Proteins from a genomic interval of Mycobacterium conspicuum:
- a CDS encoding DMT family transporter, whose translation MSKVDIAALIALCAAVFSAMGDVIRQRSAQEITDQQVGHVELFLMSLRDTRWWLGGLAAITNYSLQAAALAWGSVVMVTALQVTALLFALPIYARLTRKRVTRWEWVWAVVLAGSLAVVIIVGNPTVGLERAPLEHWAIVAAVMGPVLVVCVVAARIWTGRPVAAILLAVVAGSSLALFAVLTKGIVEIGEGGVGAVLTSWEFVPWLLAALAGMIFQQAAFRAGALTASLPTMTVCKPVVAGALGVILLSETFDVYGFEAGVLIGAVAMVILATVALARGEAASMAAAPGSDRKIDDPDGDAESPAITPGSVGQA comes from the coding sequence ATGTCGAAGGTAGACATCGCGGCACTGATTGCCCTGTGCGCGGCGGTGTTTTCGGCGATGGGCGACGTGATCCGGCAACGATCCGCGCAGGAGATCACCGACCAACAGGTGGGCCACGTCGAGCTGTTTTTGATGTCGCTGCGTGATACCCGGTGGTGGTTGGGTGGCCTCGCGGCGATCACGAATTACAGCTTGCAGGCCGCCGCCCTGGCGTGGGGCTCGGTGGTGATGGTGACCGCGTTGCAGGTGACGGCCCTGCTGTTTGCCCTGCCGATCTACGCCCGGCTGACCCGCAAGCGGGTGACCCGCTGGGAATGGGTGTGGGCGGTCGTACTGGCCGGTTCGCTGGCGGTGGTCATCATCGTCGGCAACCCCACGGTCGGCCTGGAGAGGGCGCCGCTGGAACACTGGGCCATCGTGGCCGCCGTGATGGGCCCCGTCTTGGTGGTGTGTGTGGTGGCGGCCCGGATCTGGACCGGGCGCCCGGTGGCCGCGATACTGCTGGCCGTCGTCGCGGGTTCGTCGTTGGCGCTGTTCGCGGTGCTGACCAAGGGAATCGTCGAGATCGGCGAGGGAGGCGTCGGGGCCGTCCTGACGTCCTGGGAGTTCGTCCCCTGGCTGCTGGCGGCCTTGGCCGGGATGATCTTCCAGCAGGCGGCCTTCCGCGCCGGCGCGCTCACCGCCTCGTTGCCCACGATGACCGTCTGCAAGCCCGTCGTCGCGGGTGCGCTCGGGGTGATCCTGCTCAGCGAGACCTTCGACGTCTATGGGTTCGAGGCCGGGGTGCTGATCGGAGCGGTGGCGATGGTGATCCTGGCGACCGTCGCCCTGGCGCGCGGTGAGGCGGCCTCGATGGCGGCCGCGCCGGGGTCGGACCGCAAAATCGACGATCCCGACGGCGATGCGGAAAGCCCCGCCATCACACCGGGATCGGTCGGACAGGCCTAG
- a CDS encoding class III extradiol ring-cleavage dioxygenase family protein produces the protein MLTGIAIVPSAPVLVPELSGAAELADLRSGVLAAAAVLPPRWIGIGTGDADEVVEHDCVGTFAGFGADVRVALSPAATQPPADQPLCALIAGWVRGQVRPGASAQVRVYRGDHDSDAALAYGRRLRTEIDQMPDPIGVLVVADGANSLTERAPGGYDPEAADAQLALDDALADGDVAALSRLRGQIRGRAAFQVLAGLAEPGPRTAKELYRGAPYGVGYFAGVWQP, from the coding sequence GTGTTAACCGGCATCGCGATCGTTCCGTCGGCGCCGGTGCTCGTCCCCGAACTCAGTGGCGCGGCCGAGCTGGCCGACCTGCGGTCCGGCGTGCTGGCTGCGGCCGCCGTGCTACCGCCGCGGTGGATTGGCATCGGGACCGGGGACGCCGACGAGGTCGTGGAGCACGACTGCGTGGGCACCTTCGCCGGCTTCGGCGCCGACGTGCGGGTCGCGCTCTCCCCGGCGGCGACCCAGCCGCCGGCCGACCAGCCGCTGTGCGCGCTGATCGCCGGCTGGGTGCGCGGCCAGGTCCGTCCCGGGGCCAGCGCACAGGTCCGCGTCTACCGCGGCGACCACGATTCCGACGCCGCGCTCGCCTACGGTCGGCGACTGCGCACCGAAATCGACCAAATGCCCGATCCCATCGGGGTGCTGGTCGTCGCCGACGGCGCGAACAGCCTGACGGAACGGGCCCCCGGCGGCTACGACCCCGAAGCGGCCGACGCGCAACTGGCCCTCGACGACGCGCTGGCCGACGGCGACGTGGCCGCCCTGAGTCGGCTGCGCGGCCAGATCCGCGGGCGGGCGGCGTTTCAGGTGCTGGCCGGGCTGGCGGAGCCGGGACCGCGCACGGCCAAGGAGCTCTACCGGGGGGCGCCCTACGGCGTCGGGTACTTCGCCGGCGTCTGGCAGCCGTGA
- the miaA gene encoding tRNA (adenosine(37)-N6)-dimethylallyltransferase MiaA — MRPLAIIGPTGTGKSQLALDFAERVGAEIVNADAMQLYRGMDIGTAKLPVAARRGIPHHQLDVLHVTETATVARYQDGASADIEAIAARGAVPVLVGGSMLYIQSLLDDWSFPATDPVVRARWEQRLAEVGVANLHAELARRDPAAAAAILPTDGRRTVRALEVVELTGQPFAASAPSIGAPRWDTVIVGLDCDTTILDERLARRTDAMFEDGLVDEVRTLLGDGLRDGVTASRALGYAQVIAALDAGGGPDQLRDARERTFVGTRRYVRRQRSWFRRDPRVRWLDAREPDNPANLDAALRAWRHVS, encoded by the coding sequence GTGAGACCACTCGCGATCATCGGCCCGACGGGCACGGGGAAGTCGCAGCTCGCACTCGACTTCGCGGAACGTGTGGGCGCCGAAATCGTCAACGCCGACGCGATGCAGCTCTATCGCGGCATGGACATCGGCACCGCGAAGCTGCCCGTCGCGGCGCGCCGCGGCATCCCGCACCATCAACTCGACGTGCTGCACGTCACCGAAACCGCGACCGTGGCCCGCTATCAGGACGGCGCCAGCGCGGACATCGAGGCGATCGCGGCCCGCGGGGCGGTGCCGGTGCTGGTCGGCGGATCGATGCTCTACATCCAGTCGCTGCTCGACGACTGGTCCTTTCCCGCCACCGACCCCGTCGTGCGGGCGCGCTGGGAGCAGCGGCTGGCCGAGGTCGGGGTGGCCAACCTGCACGCCGAACTGGCCCGGCGCGACCCGGCCGCCGCGGCGGCCATCCTGCCCACCGACGGCCGGCGCACGGTGCGCGCACTGGAGGTGGTCGAGCTCACCGGCCAGCCGTTCGCCGCGTCGGCGCCGAGCATCGGCGCACCGCGATGGGACACCGTAATCGTCGGATTAGATTGCGACACAACGATTCTCGATGAACGGCTGGCCCGGCGCACCGACGCGATGTTCGAGGACGGCCTGGTCGACGAGGTGCGCACGCTGTTGGGCGACGGCCTGCGCGACGGGGTCACCGCGTCCCGCGCGCTGGGCTACGCGCAGGTGATCGCCGCGCTCGACGCCGGGGGTGGGCCCGACCAACTGCGCGACGCGCGCGAGCGGACGTTCGTGGGCACCCGCCGCTACGTGCGACGGCAGCGTTCCTGGTTTCGCCGTGACCCTCGGGTGCGCTGGCTGGACGCGCGCGAACCGGACAACCCAGCCAATTTGGACGCGGCGCTGCGGGCGTGGCGGCACGTATCCTGA
- the dapF gene encoding diaminopimelate epimerase produces the protein MIFCKGHGTENDFVLLPDVGAELQLHPARVAALCDRRRGLGADGVLRVTTAAAAAAAGVLDRLPDGVGADDWYMDYRNADGSTAQMCGNGVRVFAHYLRASGLEARDEFVVGSLAGPRPVTLHHADATNAEVTVDMGKANRVGVGEAVIGGRRFAGMAIDVGNPHLACLDPALTAEELAALDVAAPVEFDHAQFPDGVNVEVLTAPAGGVIRMRVHERGVGETRSCGTGTVAAAVAALAADGAAGTGALTVRVPGGDVTVTVTDATSYLRGPSVLVAHGEIADAWWSAL, from the coding sequence GTGATCTTCTGCAAGGGCCACGGCACCGAGAACGACTTCGTGTTGCTGCCCGATGTCGGGGCCGAGCTGCAGCTGCACCCCGCCCGGGTTGCCGCGCTGTGCGATCGGCGCCGCGGCCTGGGCGCCGACGGCGTGTTGCGGGTGACCACCGCGGCCGCCGCCGCGGCGGCCGGGGTGCTGGATCGGCTGCCCGACGGGGTCGGCGCCGACGACTGGTACATGGATTACCGCAACGCCGACGGGTCCACGGCGCAGATGTGCGGCAACGGGGTGCGGGTGTTCGCGCACTACCTGCGCGCCAGCGGCCTCGAGGCCCGCGACGAGTTCGTGGTCGGGTCGCTGGCCGGCCCGCGACCGGTCACCCTGCACCACGCCGATGCCACCAACGCCGAGGTGACCGTCGACATGGGCAAGGCCAACCGGGTCGGGGTGGGGGAGGCCGTGATCGGCGGGCGGCGGTTCGCCGGCATGGCGATCGACGTCGGCAACCCGCACCTGGCCTGCCTGGACCCGGCACTGACCGCCGAAGAACTCGCGGCGTTGGACGTCGCGGCGCCCGTCGAATTCGACCACGCGCAATTCCCGGACGGGGTCAATGTCGAGGTGCTCACCGCGCCGGCCGGCGGCGTGATCCGGATGCGGGTCCACGAGCGCGGGGTCGGCGAGACCCGCTCCTGCGGCACGGGCACGGTTGCCGCCGCCGTCGCCGCGCTGGCCGCCGATGGCGCCGCCGGCACGGGTGCCCTCACCGTCCGCGTCCCGGGCGGTGACGTCACCGTCACCGTCACCGACGCGACGAGCTATCTGCGCGGACCGTCGGTGCTGGTGGCCCACGGCGAGATCGCCGACGCCTGGTGGAGCGCGCTGTAA
- the hflX gene encoding GTPase HflX encodes MTFPDSPGPGPIDPLEDVPSVGELALEDRSALRRVAGLSTELADVSEVEYRQLRLERVVLVGVWTEGSAADNHASMAELAALAETAGSQVLEGLIQRRDRPDPSTYIGSGKAAELREVVVATGADTVICDGELSPAQLTALEKAVKVKVVDRTALILDIFAQHATSREGKAQVSLAQMQYMLPRLRGWGESMSRQAGGRAGGSGGGVGLRGPGETKIETDRRRIRERMAKLRREINAMKQARDTQRSRRLQSDIPSIAIVGYTNAGKSSLLNALTGAGVLVEDALFATLEPTTRRAEFFPGSPEARSFVLTDTVGFVRHLPTQLVEAFRSTLEEVLDAEVLVHVVDGSWKDNVNPLAQINAVRQVISEVIADHHADPPPELLVVNKIDAASDLALAKLRHALPGAVFVSAHTGDGVDALRRRIGELAAPTDTAVDVVIPYDRGDLVARVHADGRVQQAEHNPDGTRIKARVPVALAASLREFAAH; translated from the coding sequence ATGACTTTTCCTGATTCGCCCGGCCCGGGCCCGATAGACCCCTTAGAAGACGTCCCCAGCGTCGGAGAACTAGCTCTCGAAGACCGATCGGCGCTGCGCCGCGTCGCCGGGCTGTCCACCGAACTCGCCGACGTCTCCGAGGTCGAATACCGCCAGCTGCGCCTCGAGCGGGTGGTGCTGGTCGGGGTGTGGACCGAGGGCAGCGCCGCCGACAACCACGCCAGCATGGCCGAGCTGGCCGCGCTGGCCGAGACCGCCGGCTCCCAGGTGCTCGAGGGCCTCATCCAGCGCCGCGATCGGCCCGACCCGTCGACCTACATCGGTTCGGGCAAGGCGGCCGAACTGCGCGAAGTGGTGGTGGCGACCGGCGCCGACACGGTCATCTGCGACGGTGAACTGTCCCCGGCGCAGCTGACCGCGCTGGAAAAGGCGGTGAAGGTCAAGGTCGTCGACCGCACCGCGCTGATCCTGGACATCTTCGCCCAGCACGCCACCAGCCGGGAGGGCAAGGCGCAGGTGTCGCTGGCGCAGATGCAGTACATGCTGCCGCGGCTGCGCGGCTGGGGTGAGTCGATGTCCCGGCAGGCCGGCGGCCGCGCCGGCGGCAGCGGCGGCGGGGTGGGCCTGCGCGGCCCCGGTGAGACCAAGATCGAGACCGACCGGCGCCGCATCCGCGAGCGGATGGCCAAGCTGCGCCGCGAGATCAACGCGATGAAGCAGGCCCGCGATACCCAGCGCAGCCGCCGCCTGCAGAGCGACATCCCGTCGATCGCCATCGTCGGCTACACCAACGCGGGCAAGTCCAGCCTGCTCAACGCGCTGACCGGCGCCGGGGTGCTGGTCGAGGACGCGCTGTTCGCCACCCTGGAGCCCACCACGCGCCGCGCCGAGTTCTTTCCCGGTTCGCCGGAGGCGAGGTCCTTCGTGCTCACCGACACCGTCGGGTTCGTGCGGCACCTGCCCACCCAATTGGTCGAGGCGTTTCGCTCCACGCTGGAGGAGGTCCTCGACGCCGAGGTGCTGGTGCACGTCGTCGACGGCTCCTGGAAAGACAATGTCAACCCGCTGGCACAGATCAACGCGGTCCGGCAGGTGATCTCCGAAGTGATCGCCGACCATCACGCAGACCCGCCGCCGGAACTGTTGGTAGTCAACAAGATTGACGCGGCAAGCGATTTGGCGCTGGCCAAGCTTCGGCACGCACTACCGGGCGCGGTGTTCGTCTCCGCGCACACCGGCGACGGCGTCGACGCGCTGCGCCGGCGGATCGGTGAGCTCGCCGCACCGACCGACACCGCCGTGGACGTGGTGATCCCCTACGACCGGGGCGACCTGGTGGCCCGGGTGCACGCGGACGGACGGGTGCAGCAGGCCGAGCACAACCCCGACGGCACCCGAATCAAGGCCCGTGTCCCGGTGGCCCTGGCCGCCAGCCTGCGGGAATTCGCCGCGCACTGA
- a CDS encoding acyl-CoA dehydrogenase family protein: MSSAVNYQRTLFEPEHELFRESFRAFLDRHVAPYHEEWEKAKIVDRGVWLEAGKQGFLGMAVPEEYGGGGNPDFRYNTIVTEETVRGRYSGIGFGLHNDVVAPYLLALTNEEQKQRWLPKFCTGELITAIAMTEPGTGSDLQGIKTRAVKQGDHYVLNGSKTFITNGINSDLVIVVAQTDPDKGAQGFSLLVVERGMEGFERGRHLDKIGLDAQDTAELSFTDVHVPVENLLGEEGMGFIYLMNNLPQERISIAVMAAAAMEAVLEETLQYTKERKAFGKPIGSFQNSRFVLAELATEATVVRIMVDEFLALHLEQKLTAEQAAMAKWYSTEKQVHLIDRCLQLHGGYGYMREYPVARAYLDARVQTIYGGTTEIMKEIIGRGLGV; this comes from the coding sequence ATGAGCAGCGCCGTCAACTACCAGCGCACCCTTTTCGAACCCGAGCACGAGTTGTTCCGGGAGTCGTTTCGCGCCTTCCTGGATCGCCACGTCGCGCCGTATCACGAGGAATGGGAAAAGGCGAAGATCGTCGACCGCGGGGTGTGGCTCGAGGCCGGCAAGCAGGGCTTTCTCGGCATGGCGGTGCCCGAGGAGTACGGCGGCGGCGGCAACCCCGATTTCCGCTACAACACGATCGTCACCGAGGAAACCGTTCGGGGTCGCTACAGCGGCATCGGCTTCGGCCTGCACAACGATGTGGTGGCGCCGTACCTGCTGGCGCTGACCAACGAGGAGCAGAAGCAACGCTGGCTGCCCAAGTTCTGCACCGGAGAACTGATCACCGCCATCGCGATGACCGAGCCGGGTACCGGCAGCGACCTGCAGGGCATCAAGACCCGAGCCGTCAAGCAGGGTGATCATTACGTGCTCAACGGCTCAAAGACCTTCATCACCAACGGGATCAACTCGGACCTGGTGATCGTGGTCGCCCAGACCGACCCGGACAAAGGCGCACAGGGCTTTTCGCTGCTGGTGGTGGAGCGCGGCATGGAGGGCTTCGAGCGCGGCCGGCACCTGGACAAGATCGGGCTGGACGCGCAGGACACCGCCGAGTTGTCGTTCACCGATGTGCATGTCCCGGTCGAGAACCTGCTCGGCGAGGAGGGCATGGGGTTCATCTACCTGATGAACAACCTGCCGCAGGAACGCATCAGCATCGCCGTGATGGCCGCCGCCGCCATGGAGGCCGTGCTGGAGGAGACGCTGCAATACACCAAGGAGCGCAAGGCTTTTGGCAAGCCGATCGGCAGCTTCCAAAACAGCCGGTTCGTGCTGGCGGAGCTGGCCACCGAGGCCACCGTCGTGCGCATCATGGTCGACGAGTTCCTCGCCTTGCACTTGGAGCAGAAGCTGACCGCCGAACAGGCCGCGATGGCCAAGTGGTATTCCACCGAAAAGCAGGTGCATTTGATCGACCGCTGCCTACAACTGCACGGCGGATACGGCTACATGCGCGAATACCCAGTTGCCCGTGCCTATCTCGACGCTCGGGTGCAGACGATCTACGGCGGGACGACCGAAATCATGAAGGAGATTATCGGTCGCGGCCTGGGGGTATAA
- a CDS encoding LGFP repeat-containing protein has product MRKLVGRVLVSLVTTAVAAALLAPTVAASPIGDAEAAMMAAWDKAGGPTSPLGARKGDVYPVGDGFALDFDGGKMFYTADTGAKYMYGPILDKYESLGGAASSDLGWPTINEVPGLAGPDSRAATFSASDKPVIFWTPDHGAFVVRGALNAAWDRLGSSGGVLGAPVGDETFDGEVISQKFAGGAVSWNKKTKDFATEPAALADQLKGLQVPVDPTAAINMAWRAAGGVNGPLGAKQGGQQPIGGDGIVQPFAGGKVYFSPATGANALESDILAKYESLGGPVGSDLGFPTANESDGGIGPSSRIATFSASDKPVIFWTPDHGAFVVRGAIKAAWDKLRGPTGKLGAPVADQATDGDSVSQRFTGGKIAWNRDTNTFSTDPANLAPLLSGLQVAGQNQPSGSTTAPHAKGFAWQWWWLVAAVAAVLLVVLVGLLVLGWWRRRDARRAARAGAPAGDYQDDHTGGYDADARWPVADAAFPGARADELDADDPDAVDTTPTPVVSDPALSRAVFRGAAEAELADDAYPEDLFSEGPPEPAAEDDVFSEGPPPDVAYPDEVFSEGPLPDIVHPDDVFSEGPPETVAGDDVYSDDVFAEPDYSEPPPTARTGRHHAAVNGAEEDEPAQPAGAAAQPSAPARRPTIHMPLADPYQVPEGYPVKASAGSGLYYLPDSALYDDTVAEIWFASEDAALSSGFVKAD; this is encoded by the coding sequence TTGCGCAAGCTGGTCGGGCGGGTGCTGGTCAGCTTGGTGACCACGGCAGTAGCCGCCGCATTGCTGGCGCCCACCGTGGCGGCATCCCCGATCGGCGACGCCGAGGCCGCCATGATGGCCGCGTGGGACAAGGCCGGCGGCCCCACCTCACCGCTGGGCGCGCGCAAGGGTGACGTCTACCCCGTCGGCGACGGATTCGCGCTGGACTTCGACGGCGGCAAGATGTTCTACACCGCCGACACCGGCGCCAAATACATGTACGGGCCGATCCTGGACAAATACGAGTCGCTCGGCGGCGCGGCCAGCAGCGACCTGGGGTGGCCGACCATCAACGAAGTTCCCGGCCTGGCCGGACCGGACAGCCGCGCGGCAACCTTTTCCGCCAGCGACAAGCCGGTGATCTTCTGGACCCCCGACCACGGCGCCTTCGTCGTGCGCGGCGCCCTCAACGCCGCCTGGGACCGGCTCGGCAGCTCGGGCGGCGTGCTGGGCGCTCCGGTCGGGGACGAGACGTTCGACGGCGAGGTCATCTCCCAGAAGTTCGCCGGCGGGGCCGTCTCGTGGAACAAAAAGACCAAGGACTTCGCCACCGAGCCCGCCGCGCTGGCCGATCAGCTGAAAGGCCTGCAGGTCCCGGTCGATCCGACCGCGGCCATCAACATGGCGTGGCGCGCGGCCGGCGGCGTCAACGGCCCGCTGGGCGCCAAGCAGGGCGGCCAGCAGCCCATCGGCGGCGACGGCATCGTGCAGCCCTTCGCCGGCGGCAAGGTGTACTTCAGCCCGGCAACCGGCGCGAACGCCCTGGAAAGCGACATCCTGGCGAAGTACGAGTCGCTGGGCGGACCGGTCGGCAGTGACCTGGGTTTTCCGACCGCCAACGAATCCGACGGCGGCATCGGCCCGTCCAGCCGGATCGCCACGTTCTCCGCGTCCGACAAGCCGGTGATCTTCTGGACCCCGGACCACGGCGCGTTCGTGGTGCGCGGGGCCATCAAGGCCGCCTGGGACAAGCTCCGCGGTCCGACCGGCAAGCTCGGCGCTCCGGTGGCCGATCAGGCGACCGACGGTGACTCGGTCTCGCAGCGATTCACCGGCGGCAAGATCGCGTGGAACCGCGACACCAACACGTTCAGCACCGACCCGGCGAACCTGGCGCCGCTGTTGTCCGGTCTGCAGGTGGCGGGCCAGAACCAGCCGAGCGGCTCGACGACCGCACCCCACGCCAAGGGCTTCGCCTGGCAGTGGTGGTGGCTGGTGGCCGCCGTTGCGGCGGTGTTGCTGGTCGTGTTGGTGGGCTTGCTGGTGCTGGGCTGGTGGCGGCGGCGCGACGCGCGTCGTGCCGCCCGTGCGGGCGCGCCGGCGGGGGACTACCAGGATGATCACACCGGTGGCTACGACGCCGACGCGCGTTGGCCCGTCGCCGACGCGGCGTTCCCCGGAGCACGCGCCGACGAGCTCGACGCCGACGATCCCGACGCGGTGGACACGACGCCCACGCCCGTCGTGTCGGATCCGGCGCTGTCGCGTGCCGTGTTCCGCGGCGCTGCCGAAGCCGAGCTTGCGGACGACGCCTATCCGGAGGACCTCTTCTCCGAAGGCCCGCCGGAGCCCGCCGCCGAAGATGACGTGTTTTCCGAGGGGCCTCCGCCGGATGTCGCGTATCCGGATGAGGTCTTCTCCGAGGGGCCGCTTCCCGACATCGTCCACCCGGACGACGTCTTCTCCGAAGGCCCCCCGGAGACGGTGGCGGGCGACGACGTCTATTCCGACGACGTGTTCGCCGAGCCCGACTATTCGGAGCCTCCCCCGACCGCACGAACCGGGCGGCACCACGCCGCGGTGAACGGCGCCGAGGAGGACGAGCCCGCCCAGCCCGCTGGGGCCGCCGCGCAGCCGTCGGCGCCCGCGCGGCGCCCGACGATCCACATGCCGCTGGCCGACCCCTACCAGGTGCCCGAGGGTTACCCCGTGAAGGCGAGCGCCGGCTCGGGCCTGTACTACCTGCCCGACAGCGCGCTCTACGACGACACGGTCGCCGAAATCTGGTTCGCCAGTGAGGATGCCGCGCTATCCAGCGGCTTCGTCAAGGCCGACTGA
- the lexA gene encoding transcriptional repressor LexA has translation MGDSNDISAASGLTERQRTILNVIRASVTSRGYPPSIREIGDAVGLTSTSSVAHQLRTLERKGYLRRDPNRPRAVDVRGADEAVTPPSTDVAGSDALPEPTFVPVLGRIAAGGPILAEEAVEDVFPLPRELVGEGTLFLLKVVGDSMVEAAICDGDWVVVRQQNVADNGDIVAAMLDGEATVKTFKRAGGQVWLMPHNPAFDPIPGNDATVLGKVVTVIRKV, from the coding sequence ATGGGCGACAGCAACGACATCTCAGCAGCCAGCGGGCTCACCGAGCGGCAGCGCACCATCCTGAACGTCATCCGCGCTTCGGTGACCAGCCGCGGTTACCCGCCGAGCATCCGCGAAATCGGCGATGCCGTCGGCCTGACCTCGACCTCCTCGGTGGCACACCAGTTGCGCACCCTGGAGCGCAAGGGCTACCTGCGGCGCGACCCCAACCGGCCGCGGGCCGTCGACGTGCGGGGCGCCGACGAGGCGGTGACACCGCCCAGCACCGACGTCGCCGGCTCGGATGCCCTGCCGGAACCCACGTTCGTGCCCGTGCTCGGGCGCATCGCGGCCGGCGGTCCGATCCTGGCCGAGGAAGCCGTCGAAGATGTGTTCCCGTTGCCGCGTGAGCTGGTCGGTGAGGGGACCCTGTTCCTGCTGAAGGTGGTCGGCGACTCGATGGTCGAGGCCGCGATCTGCGACGGCGACTGGGTGGTGGTGCGACAGCAGAACGTCGCCGACAACGGCGACATCGTCGCGGCCATGCTCGACGGTGAGGCCACGGTCAAGACGTTCAAGCGCGCCGGCGGTCAGGTGTGGCTCATGCCGCACAACCCGGCGTTCGATCCGATCCCCGGCAACGACGCGACCGTGCTCGGCAAGGTCGTCACGGTAATCCGCAAGGTATAG
- a CDS encoding LysM peptidoglycan-binding domain-containing protein has protein sequence MTLIHTIPSHPSGTGAVQRRVQRPVPRPVAGSRRPAPSRPAGAPMVYRGGGVAMSVAPHRRRPVPLATTVGLALLAGIVTLWLGLVAHFGQLANGDSGAAAQVPDRLGVVRVESGESLQDVAARVAPQAPARRVAERIRELNGLNSPTVAAGQTLIAPVG, from the coding sequence ATGACACTCATCCACACGATCCCGTCGCACCCGTCGGGTACTGGCGCCGTGCAGCGTCGGGTTCAGCGCCCGGTGCCGCGTCCGGTGGCCGGGTCGCGAAGGCCGGCACCATCGCGGCCGGCCGGAGCGCCCATGGTCTACCGCGGTGGCGGAGTCGCGATGTCGGTGGCTCCCCATCGCCGCCGTCCGGTCCCGCTCGCGACGACGGTGGGGTTGGCGCTGCTGGCCGGCATCGTCACCCTTTGGCTTGGCCTGGTCGCTCATTTCGGGCAGCTGGCCAACGGCGACTCCGGCGCTGCGGCCCAGGTGCCCGACCGGCTCGGCGTGGTGCGGGTGGAAAGCGGTGAATCGCTGCAGGACGTGGCGGCCCGGGTGGCGCCCCAGGCGCCGGCGCGGCGGGTCGCCGAGCGGATCCGCGAACTCAACGGCTTGAACTCGCCGACGGTGGCCGCCGGGCAGACGCTCATCGCGCCGGTCGGCTGA
- the nrdR gene encoding transcriptional regulator NrdR: MHCPFCRHPDSRVIDSRETDEGQAIRRRRSCPECGRRFTTVETAVLAVVKRSGVTEPFSREKVINGVRRACQGRQVDEDALNLLAQQVEDTVRAAGSPEIPSHEVGLAILGPLRDLDEVAYLRFASVYRSFSSADDFEREIEALRAHRKVSTPS, from the coding sequence ATGCACTGTCCGTTCTGCCGGCATCCGGACTCGCGCGTGATCGACTCGCGGGAAACCGATGAGGGCCAGGCCATTCGGCGCCGCCGGTCGTGCCCCGAGTGTGGGCGCCGGTTCACCACCGTCGAAACCGCGGTTCTGGCCGTGGTGAAGCGCAGCGGCGTCACCGAACCGTTCAGCCGGGAGAAGGTCATCAACGGGGTCCGGCGCGCCTGCCAGGGTCGCCAAGTGGACGAAGACGCGCTGAATCTGCTGGCCCAGCAGGTCGAGGACACCGTACGTGCGGCGGGATCGCCGGAGATTCCGAGTCACGAGGTCGGCCTGGCGATCCTCGGCCCGCTGCGCGACCTCGACGAGGTCGCGTACCTGCGGTTCGCGTCGGTGTACCGATCCTTTTCCTCGGCCGACGATTTCGAGCGCGAGATCGAAGCGCTGCGCGCGCATCGCAAGGTTTCGACCCCGAGCTGA
- a CDS encoding peroxynitrite isomerase: MADLHPDLEALAPLLGTWAGRGAGKYPTIQTFEYFEEVVFSHVGKPFLAYTQKTKAVADGKPLHAEAGYLRVPAPGRVELVLAHPSGITEIDAGTYSVTGDVIDVELSSTTIGLAPTAKEVTALGRSVRIAGDDLSYTVRMGAVGQPLQDHLAAVLHRKG; the protein is encoded by the coding sequence ATGGCCGACCTACACCCCGACCTCGAGGCGCTGGCGCCGCTGCTGGGCACCTGGGCCGGCAGGGGAGCGGGCAAGTACCCGACGATCCAGACCTTCGAATATTTCGAAGAGGTGGTGTTCTCCCATGTCGGCAAGCCGTTTCTGGCCTACACGCAAAAGACCAAGGCGGTCGCCGACGGCAAGCCCCTGCACGCCGAGGCCGGATATCTGCGGGTGCCGGCGCCGGGCCGTGTCGAGCTGGTCCTCGCCCACCCGAGCGGCATCACCGAAATCGACGCGGGCACCTATTCGGTCACCGGGGACGTCATCGACGTCGAATTGTCCTCGACCACAATCGGATTGGCGCCGACCGCCAAGGAAGTGACCGCGCTGGGCCGCTCCGTGCGCATCGCGGGTGACGACCTGTCGTACACGGTGCGGATGGGGGCGGTGGGCCAGCCGCTGCAGGACCACCTCGCCGCGGTGTTGCACCGAAAGGGCTGA